The sequence CTCGAGGGATTAACCGGGAAGTTGAATAATACACCTATCCAATATGCACAACACTTACCCCGATCCAGGCCCTTTAGAGTGAACAGGGCCAACCCCCGCTTATACTTATTAATTGACAAATATATTGAATATTGTTACATTTTTATAAAACCAACAAATTTACTTGGGATTAGGAGTGATGGATGAATGGTAAGAGTAGCCAATTCAATTTCGGAATTAATAGGTCAGACTCCAGTGGTGAAACTGAATCGATTAGTAGATGAAAATAGTGCGGATGTTTACTTGAAATTAGAATATATGAACCCGGGCAGCTCTGTAAAAGATCGTATCGCATTGGCGATGATTGAAGCAGGTGAAGCCGCAGGTACGATTAAACCTGGGGATACGATTGTTGAGCCGACGAGTGGGAACACGGGTATCGGTTTAGCGATGGTGGCTGCGGCAAAAGGGTACCGTGCCCTACTTGTCATGCCTGACACAATGAGTATGGAGCGACGCAACCTGTTACGTGCTTACGGCGCAGAATTAGTATTAACGCCAGGAGCAGAAGGTATGGGAGGGGCCATTCGCAAAGCTGAAGAGTTATCGAAAGAAAAAGGCTATTTCATGCCGCAGCAATTTAAAAATACAGCCAATCCGAAAGTGCATCGGGAAACAACCGGACCTGAGATCGTCGAGCAAATGGGCGATCAGCTGGATGCCTTCATTGCCGGGATTGGAACAGGTGGTACGATTACAGGTGTGGGGGAAGTGCTGAAGAAGCATTATCCATCCATTGATCTGTATGCGGTGGAGCCGTCAGATTCGCCTGTATTATCAGGGGGTAAACCTGGTCCTCATAAAATCCAAGGAATCGGTGCTGGATTTATCCCTGAGATCTTAGATACGAGTGTATATAATCATGTTATTCAAGTTGAAAAAGATTCGGCCTTCGACTATGCAAGGAGAGCTGCTAAAGAAGAGGGGATCCTGGGCGGGATTTCTTCTGGAGCAGCCATCTATGCAGCCATTGAAGTGGCGAAAAAGTTAGGAAAGGGTAAGAAAGTACTGGCAATCATCCCTAGTAATGGAGAACGCTATTTAAGTACTCCTCTTTACCAATTTGATGAAGAATAATAAAGATGTGTCGGATCCTGAAGTGAAATCTTCAGGATCCGTTTTTTTTTGATCTGTTAGAAGATTAATAGTAAAAGCACCTTCAAAATCCATCATCCCATTACATAATTTCAAGTTTTTAACGATGAAACCTTCCCAAAGTTCATGTATCATGAAAATAGATAAAGATTAGGAGTGTGAGGGGTCAGTGCAGCACCTATATTTTCATAAAAACCATTCAACCAAAGAACAATTTTTTGCAGCATACGAACAACTTAGTCAACATCAGCCACATCATATTTTGTTAGAAAGTGGACGGGGTGGACGATATAGCGTTGCTGGACTACAACCTGATGTAATTTTACAAAGTGTCCCTGATGGGTTGCTCATACAAAGCTCTTCCGGAGTTGAAACGATAAATGGAGATCCGTTGATTTTGTTGGAAAGGTGGATGAATCCCCTTCGGACGAAAAGAAGAGAGGATCTCCCTGATTTCCAAGGGGGCGTGATCGGGTTCCTTAGTTATGATTATGCAAGAAAGATTGAGAGGCTCCCCGCTTTGGGGCGTGATGACCTGGAGATTCCGGACCTTTATTTCTACTACCTGGAGGAATGGGTAGTCTTCGATCATCAGGAAAATATTTTGTGGACGATGATTCTTTCCGATAAAGAACCGGAATCGGCTGAGAAGAATCTTGCCAAATGGACATCCATTTGGACAGAAGCCCTGTCCCCGATTAATGAGGATGCAGAAGATCCTGTACATCATGAGACGGCGAGCATTGAGGTATCCATGGATGAGGAAGAATTCTCAGTGGCCGTAAAACAAATTCAATCCTATATATCTCAAGGTGATGTTTTTCAGGTGAATTTATCTGTCCGACAATCTCAAGAGTTGAAGGCTAAGCCCTACACGGTATATAAAATGCTTCGGGAATTAAACCCCTCCCCTTACATGAGTTATATTCAAAGCCCGGACTTTCAGATTGTCTCAGGATCACCGGAATTACTAGTAAAGAAAAAAGGAACGGAAGTAAGCACAAGACCAATTGCAGGCACACGCTCGCGTGGAAAAGATGCTGAAGAGGATGAGAAACTTGCTTTTGAGCTGATCAACAACGAAAAAGAAAGAGCAGAGCATGTGATGCTTGTGGACCTGGAACGAAATGACCTGGGCAGGGTGTGCCAATACGGGACAGTTGAAGTGAATGAGTTCATGGTCATCGAAAAATACTCCCACGTCATGCACATCGTTTCGAATGTAAGAGGAACACTAGATGAAACCAAAACGGGAGCGGATTTAATTCGATCTGTTTTTCCTGGTGGAACCATTACGGGAGCTCCTAAAGTGAGAACGATGGAGATCATTGAAGAGCTAGAACCGGTCAGAAGAGGGATTTACACAGGGTCCATTGGCTGGATTGGCGTCAATGGTGATATGGAATTGAATATCGTCATTCGGACGATGCTTGTGAAAGATGGAAAAGCGCATATTCAAGCGGGTGCGGGAGTCGTAATTGATTCTAACCCTAAGTATGAATATAAAGAATCCTTGAAGAAAGCGAAAGCCCTTTGGGTAGCGAAAGCCCGGGCGGAAGGAGAAACCCTATGATTCTCATGGTTGATAACTACGATTCATTCACCTATAATCTTGTGCAATTTTTAGGAGAGTTAGGGGAAGAGCTGGTCGTGAAACGAAATGACGAGATCACATTAGATGAGATTGAGGCATTGTCTCCCGATTACCTGATGATTTCTCCGGGACCGTGCAGTCCAAATGAAGCGGGTGTGAGCCTCGAGGCGATCCGGGCCTTTGCCGGAAAGATTCCGATTTTCGGCGTTTGCCTGGGTCACCAATCGATTGCCCAGGTTTTCGGAGGGGATGTTGTTCGTGCTGAACGGTTAATGCACGGAAAAGTCTCACCGATGATCCATGACGGGAAAACCATTTTCAAAGACATGCCCAATCCTTTCAAGGCAACAAGATACCATTCCCTGATCGTTAAAAGAGAAACCCTTCCTGAATGCTTTGACATTTCAGCCGAAACGGAAGAAGGGGAGATTATGGGGATCCGTCATAAACAGCTGCCGATCGAAGGGGTGCAGTTCCATCCCGAATCCATCATGACGGAACAAGGGAAACAGCTGCTCCTTAACTTTTTAACGACCTATAAAAAAATCGAGATGGTTTTATAAATGTACTTATATCTTAATGGAGAAATCGTTCATGCATCAGAGGCGGTCATTTCCCCATTCGATCACGGGTATTTATATGGATTGGGCGTGTTTGAGACCTTTCGGACGTATGAGGGTCATCCTTTTTTGCTAAAGGATCATTTGAAGAGGCTTTCTCATGGATTAAAGGAATTGAATATTGCAGCAGACCTGGATGAAGAGAAGATCAGGAATGCAATAACAACCCTTTTAGATAAAAATGGCTTGAAGGATGCATATTGCCGGTTCAACATCTCCGGTGGGGCTGGGGAGATAGGTTTACAAACGACCCCTTATGAGGATGCGACGGTGATCCTTTTTCAAAAGGAATTGCCTCCTTCTCTGCCATTAAAAGAAAAAGAAGGTGTGCTGCTTCAGTTAAGAAGAAACACACCGGAGACAGGGGAACGTTTGAAATCCCATCATTACCTGAACAATATGGCGGCAAAACGGGAAATTGGACCATCTCCTCACCGGGAAGGGATATTCCTTACAAAGGAAGGCTATCTGTGTGAAGGGATAACCTCCAATCTTTTCTGGGTAAAAAATGCAGAATTGTATACACCAGCTGTAGGGACCGGGCTCTTAAACGGGATAACGCGTCAGTTCATCCTTGCCCTGGCGGATCGAATGCAGATGCCGGTCCGGGAAGGGATGTTCGGGAAAGAGCAATTACTGAATGCCCATGAGGTTTTCTTTACGAATTCTGTGCAAGAGATCATACCGGTAAACAGAATCGACTCTGTGAATTTCCCCGGCCGAAATGGAGAGTATTCAAGGTTGCTTCATGATCAGTACAGCAAGTATACAGGACAGTTGAATTCAATTGAGGAATTATAGCAGGGGGAGTCGTGCAATGAAATGCGGGAAATACGAACTTAATTTTTCAGAGAAAACCCTTATTATGGGGATTTTAAATATCACACCTGATTCATTCTCGGACGGTGGTTCGTTCAATGAATTGGACCGGGCTGTAGAGCGTGCGAAAGAAATGGTAGAGATGGGTGCGGATATTATAGATATAGGGGGAGAGTCCACTCGGCCAGGGCACCAAATCGTAGCGGCTGAAGAAGAAATTTCTAGGGTCGTGCCGATTATAGAGGCGATCTCCCGGGAAGTGAACGTACCAATATCCATCGACACGTATAAGGCAGCGACGGCACGAAAAGCGCTGGAAGCAGGTGCAAGCATCATTAACGATGTATGGGGCGCGAAAAAGGATCCTGAAATGGCCCAAGTAGCGGCGGAAACGGGAGCCCCGATTATTCTCATGCATAACCGGGATAACCAGGATTACAGCCACTTCGTTCGGGATGCGTTACAAGATCTGCAGGAAAGCATCTTCCTAGTGAAAGAAGCAGGGGTGAAAGACGATCAAATCATCCTGGATCCTGGAATCGGGTTTGCAAAAACAGTACAATTAAACATAGAGATGATGAGACACTTGGATGTTCTTGTTTCACTAGGATATCCTGTGCTCCTGGGGACGTCACGGAAGTCTATCATTGGGCATGTTCTTGATCTGCCCGTAGAGGAACGGATGGAAGGCACGGGAGCGACGGTATGCTACGGGATTCAAAAAGGCTGCCACATCGTGAGGGTTCATGATGTAAAAGAAATGGCACGCATGGCGAAGATGATGGATGCCCTCGTTGGAAAGGAGAAAATGTATGGATAAGATCCTATTGAACGAAATGGAGTTCTACGGCTATCATGGTGTGTTTCAAGAAGAGAACAAACTTGGACAACGTTTTCGTGTTAGTGTAGAGTTGCATTTAGATTTAAGGAAGTCCGGTCAAAGTGATCAGCTTGAGGACTCCGTAAACTATGCGGAGATCTATTCTATCACGAAAACTGTAGTTGAGGGAGAACCGAAGAATTTAGTGGAAGCGGTCGCTGAAGACATCTCTTCCCGGATCTTAGAAGCATTCCAAGTCGTAGAGAGCTGTAAAATAACACTAATCAAGCCTGATCCACCTATTCCTGGACATTACCAATCGGTGGCGGTGGAGATTAATAGGAGTCGATAGGATGAATACTGCATACATTTCCCTTGGTTCCAATATGGGAGACAGGGCGGGTTATTTAGAAAAAGCCATAAACATCTTAGGCAGTCATGGTAAGATAGAGGTAACGAAACAATCCTCTATGTATGAAACAGACCCAGTAGGATTTACAGAACAAGGTAAATTTTTGAATATGGTCATCGGAATTCGTACCAGTCTAAGTCCAGAAACTCTATTACATCAGTGCTTGCAGGTGGAAATCGACCTTGGAAGAGAAAGGGAGTTCAAATGGGGTCCTCGAATAATAGACCTTGATATTTTACTCTATGATCAAGAAAATATTGAATCAGAGAATCTCCTCATTCCTCACCCAAGGATGCAAGAAAGAGCATTTGTGTTAATCCCGTTAGTAGAGGTTGCTCCACATATAGAGCATCCGTCTTTTAATGCCCCGTTCGTTGAATTTCTGGACGAAATACCTGACAAAGAAGGAGTTCGGTTATGGAAACAGATAAATGGGGAAGACGCATTCGTGCATTCAGAAAGTTAAAAGGGTATACTCAGGAAGGTTTGGCCAAGGAACTTTCCATCTCTGTTTCGGTCCTTGGAGAAGTGGAAAGAGGCAGTCGGATACCGAAAGAAGATTTCTTAGTGAATGTTGCAGAAGTGTTGAACATACCAATACATGAGCTGATCCCTCATGAAGAATCTGAACGTAGTGAGTGAATGCCGGTTAATTCACCTGTATATCCTTTTATGTTATTCTAGAAAAGGCTGGAACCAATTCGTGACACTGTCACCAGGTTGGATCGGCCTTTTTTAGATTTTTTTCATCTCTTTTTAACCCGCTAAAGTACGTTTCTGAAATAACTCATACTTTAGGGGTGTTACAAACATAGATATTGTGTAAAATAGTATGGTATATAATCGTATTAGTCTAGTAAAGCAAGTAGATAGAATAGGAGTGAAACACATGAGTCACGAAGAAATCAATGACCAGCTTCGAGTAAGACGTGAAAAAATGGAATCAATCCGTGATAAGGGACTTGATCCATTCGGTAAACGCTATGATCGTACACACAGTTCATCCGAGATCAAATCTCAATTCGATGAATTTTCTAAAGAAGAACTAGAAGAGAAAGACATCACTGTAACCATTGCAGGTCGTATCATGACTAAGCGTGGAAAAGGGAAAGCGGGATTTGCCCACCTGCAGGACTTAGCTGGACAAGTCCAAATCTATGTTCGTAAAGATGCGATCGGTGAAGAAGCATACGAACTATTCAATACAGCAGACCTCGGAGATATCGTAGGGATTACGGGTACAATATTTAAAACAAAAGTGGGAGAGCTTTCAGTAAAAGCGAAAGAATTCCACCTTCTAACCAAAGCACTGCGCCCGTTGCCTGAGAAGTTCCACGGATTAAAAGACGTTGAGCAGCGCTATCGTCAACGTTACCTGGATCTAATCACAAGCCAGGAAAGCAAAGAGACGTTCATCGCCCGCAGCCGTATCATCCAATCCATGAGAAGATATCTGGACAATAACGGTTACTTAGAAGTAGAAACACCAATGATGCATGCCATCGCAGGGGGAGCATCTGCCCGTCCTTTCAATACACATCACAACGCACTTGATATGCCTTTATTCATGCGTATCGCGATTGAGCTTCACCTAAAGCGCTTGATCGTCGGTGGACTTGAGAAAGTATACGAAATCGGACGTGTATTCCGTAACGAAGGTGTGTCTACAAGACATAACCCTGAGTTCACGATGATCGAGCTTTACGAAGCATACGCAGATTACCGTGATATCATGGCTCTTACTGAAAATCTTGTAGCTCATATTGCGAAGGAAGTATTCGGTTCTACTACGGTTCAGTATGCAGACTATGAAATAAACCTGGAGCCGGAGTGGACTCGCCTTCACATGGTTGACGCGGTTAAAGAACAGACTGGTGTGGATTTCTGGAAAGAAATGTCCGATGAAGAAGCGCGTGCCCTTGCGAAAGAACACGGCATCGAAATCAAAGACAATATGCAATATGGTCATGTGGTAAATGAATTCTTCGAACAAAAAGTAGAAGATAAACTTATCCAGCCTACGTTCATTTATGGTCACCCGGTGGAAATTTCTCCACTTGCCAAGAAGAACGATGAAGATCCACGATTCACAGATCGTTTTGAGTTATTCATCGTAGGACGTGAACACGCGAATGCCTTCACGGAGCTTAATGATCCAATCGATCAAAAGGAGCGTTTTGAAGCGCAACTGAAAGAAAGAGAAG is a genomic window of Rossellomorea sp. y25 containing:
- a CDS encoding helix-turn-helix transcriptional regulator, which translates into the protein METDKWGRRIRAFRKLKGYTQEGLAKELSISVSVLGEVERGSRIPKEDFLVNVAEVLNIPIHELIPHEESERSE
- the pabC gene encoding aminodeoxychorismate lyase; translation: MYLYLNGEIVHASEAVISPFDHGYLYGLGVFETFRTYEGHPFLLKDHLKRLSHGLKELNIAADLDEEKIRNAITTLLDKNGLKDAYCRFNISGGAGEIGLQTTPYEDATVILFQKELPPSLPLKEKEGVLLQLRRNTPETGERLKSHHYLNNMAAKREIGPSPHREGIFLTKEGYLCEGITSNLFWVKNAELYTPAVGTGLLNGITRQFILALADRMQMPVREGMFGKEQLLNAHEVFFTNSVQEIIPVNRIDSVNFPGRNGEYSRLLHDQYSKYTGQLNSIEEL
- the folB gene encoding dihydroneopterin aldolase; translated protein: MDKILLNEMEFYGYHGVFQEENKLGQRFRVSVELHLDLRKSGQSDQLEDSVNYAEIYSITKTVVEGEPKNLVEAVAEDISSRILEAFQVVESCKITLIKPDPPIPGHYQSVAVEINRSR
- the pabA gene encoding aminodeoxychorismate/anthranilate synthase component II codes for the protein MILMVDNYDSFTYNLVQFLGELGEELVVKRNDEITLDEIEALSPDYLMISPGPCSPNEAGVSLEAIRAFAGKIPIFGVCLGHQSIAQVFGGDVVRAERLMHGKVSPMIHDGKTIFKDMPNPFKATRYHSLIVKRETLPECFDISAETEEGEIMGIRHKQLPIEGVQFHPESIMTEQGKQLLLNFLTTYKKIEMVL
- the lysS gene encoding lysine--tRNA ligase, whose amino-acid sequence is MKHMSHEEINDQLRVRREKMESIRDKGLDPFGKRYDRTHSSSEIKSQFDEFSKEELEEKDITVTIAGRIMTKRGKGKAGFAHLQDLAGQVQIYVRKDAIGEEAYELFNTADLGDIVGITGTIFKTKVGELSVKAKEFHLLTKALRPLPEKFHGLKDVEQRYRQRYLDLITSQESKETFIARSRIIQSMRRYLDNNGYLEVETPMMHAIAGGASARPFNTHHNALDMPLFMRIAIELHLKRLIVGGLEKVYEIGRVFRNEGVSTRHNPEFTMIELYEAYADYRDIMALTENLVAHIAKEVFGSTTVQYADYEINLEPEWTRLHMVDAVKEQTGVDFWKEMSDEEARALAKEHGIEIKDNMQYGHVVNEFFEQKVEDKLIQPTFIYGHPVEISPLAKKNDEDPRFTDRFELFIVGREHANAFTELNDPIDQKERFEAQLKEREEGNDEAHMMDNDFIEALEYGMPPTGGLGIGIDRLVMLLTNSPSIRDVLLFPLMRHRD
- the pabB gene encoding aminodeoxychorismate synthase, component I yields the protein MQHLYFHKNHSTKEQFFAAYEQLSQHQPHHILLESGRGGRYSVAGLQPDVILQSVPDGLLIQSSSGVETINGDPLILLERWMNPLRTKRREDLPDFQGGVIGFLSYDYARKIERLPALGRDDLEIPDLYFYYLEEWVVFDHQENILWTMILSDKEPESAEKNLAKWTSIWTEALSPINEDAEDPVHHETASIEVSMDEEEFSVAVKQIQSYISQGDVFQVNLSVRQSQELKAKPYTVYKMLRELNPSPYMSYIQSPDFQIVSGSPELLVKKKGTEVSTRPIAGTRSRGKDAEEDEKLAFELINNEKERAEHVMLVDLERNDLGRVCQYGTVEVNEFMVIEKYSHVMHIVSNVRGTLDETKTGADLIRSVFPGGTITGAPKVRTMEIIEELEPVRRGIYTGSIGWIGVNGDMELNIVIRTMLVKDGKAHIQAGAGVVIDSNPKYEYKESLKKAKALWVAKARAEGETL
- the cysK gene encoding cysteine synthase A, translating into MVRVANSISELIGQTPVVKLNRLVDENSADVYLKLEYMNPGSSVKDRIALAMIEAGEAAGTIKPGDTIVEPTSGNTGIGLAMVAAAKGYRALLVMPDTMSMERRNLLRAYGAELVLTPGAEGMGGAIRKAEELSKEKGYFMPQQFKNTANPKVHRETTGPEIVEQMGDQLDAFIAGIGTGGTITGVGEVLKKHYPSIDLYAVEPSDSPVLSGGKPGPHKIQGIGAGFIPEILDTSVYNHVIQVEKDSAFDYARRAAKEEGILGGISSGAAIYAAIEVAKKLGKGKKVLAIIPSNGERYLSTPLYQFDEE
- the folK gene encoding 2-amino-4-hydroxy-6-hydroxymethyldihydropteridine diphosphokinase translates to MNTAYISLGSNMGDRAGYLEKAINILGSHGKIEVTKQSSMYETDPVGFTEQGKFLNMVIGIRTSLSPETLLHQCLQVEIDLGREREFKWGPRIIDLDILLYDQENIESENLLIPHPRMQERAFVLIPLVEVAPHIEHPSFNAPFVEFLDEIPDKEGVRLWKQINGEDAFVHSES
- the folP gene encoding dihydropteroate synthase; amino-acid sequence: MKCGKYELNFSEKTLIMGILNITPDSFSDGGSFNELDRAVERAKEMVEMGADIIDIGGESTRPGHQIVAAEEEISRVVPIIEAISREVNVPISIDTYKAATARKALEAGASIINDVWGAKKDPEMAQVAAETGAPIILMHNRDNQDYSHFVRDALQDLQESIFLVKEAGVKDDQIILDPGIGFAKTVQLNIEMMRHLDVLVSLGYPVLLGTSRKSIIGHVLDLPVEERMEGTGATVCYGIQKGCHIVRVHDVKEMARMAKMMDALVGKEKMYG